A portion of the uncultured Bacteroides sp. genome contains these proteins:
- a CDS encoding DUF4960 domain-containing protein: MRSFYKYIYFFSIIAFAVLMGSCDNSNTSELNLDCDANITSFTLNGHEGVIDQAKGIITVQVPDGTDVAAMTLEYILSDGAEADLANKSTINFSLPVALLVSNGDIYRKYTVTVEIDKAKMLSFKINNSYIGTIDDEAKIITVYVPKGTGVTQLTATYTITDGAAATPENDAIMDFSNPVTYTITHRTATSTYTVYVIPTDIKYTAFVGTASSIDKIESPEEKAAAVWMLQNISGAEYISFADINSGSAQLGKYSVIWWHWHVDGYSDATGVPSGATQAIQKFKDYYQSGGNLLLTRYATRYLASLEITLDKASPNNCWGGSEDNSEIAGSPWGISFKGHADHPLFAGLQTASGKDYVAYLFDTGYAVTNSTAQWHIGSDWGGYKTKEDWQNATGGIALGRSDGDADNESGAIVIAEFPKRGNSGKVISVGSGAFDWYGNGVTTTGTYRSNLTTMTKNAIEYLSE; the protein is encoded by the coding sequence ATGAGATCATTTTATAAATATATTTACTTCTTTTCAATCATTGCATTTGCTGTACTGATGGGTAGCTGTGATAACAGTAACACATCCGAGCTTAATTTAGATTGCGATGCAAATATTACTTCCTTCACTCTTAACGGGCATGAAGGTGTCATAGATCAAGCGAAGGGAATAATCACTGTTCAGGTTCCTGATGGAACGGATGTTGCTGCCATGACTCTCGAATATATTTTATCAGATGGGGCAGAAGCTGATTTGGCAAACAAAAGTACTATTAATTTTTCCTTGCCGGTAGCTCTGCTTGTCAGTAATGGAGATATCTATAGGAAATACACCGTTACAGTAGAAATAGATAAAGCTAAGATGCTTAGTTTCAAGATCAATAATTCATATATAGGAACGATTGACGATGAGGCGAAAATAATAACAGTTTATGTCCCAAAGGGTACAGGTGTAACTCAACTTACAGCAACATATACGATCACAGATGGTGCTGCAGCTACCCCTGAAAACGATGCAATAATGGACTTTAGTAATCCGGTTACGTATACTATTACTCATCGTACTGCGACCTCTACATATACCGTTTATGTTATTCCGACGGATATAAAGTATACCGCTTTTGTTGGTACTGCTTCATCGATTGATAAAATAGAGAGCCCAGAAGAGAAAGCCGCGGCAGTATGGATGCTCCAGAATATCTCTGGTGCAGAATACATTTCCTTTGCCGACATTAATAGCGGTAGTGCACAATTAGGCAAATATTCGGTGATATGGTGGCATTGGCATGTAGATGGATATTCTGATGCCACAGGAGTGCCAAGTGGAGCTACACAAGCAATACAAAAATTCAAGGATTATTATCAAAGTGGAGGCAATTTGCTGTTAACTCGTTATGCAACAAGATATCTTGCTTCATTAGAGATTACACTAGACAAAGCATCGCCTAATAATTGTTGGGGTGGAAGTGAAGATAATTCTGAAATAGCAGGATCTCCTTGGGGGATCTCCTTCAAAGGGCATGCGGACCATCCTTTGTTTGCAGGTCTGCAAACTGCGTCGGGCAAGGATTATGTTGCATACTTATTTGATACAGGATATGCTGTTACTAACAGTACGGCTCAATGGCATATTGGTTCCGATTGGGGCGGATATAAAACTAAAGAAGACTGGCAAAATGCAACAGGTGGCATTGCTCTGGGGCGAAGTGATGGTGATGCAGATAATGAAAGTGGAGCTATAGTTATCGCCGAGTTTCCCAAAAGAGGAAATTCAGGGAAAGTCATTAGTGTAGGCTCAGGAGCATTCGATTGGTATGGCAACGGAGTAACCACTACAGGCACCTACCGATCAAATCTTACGACTATGACTAAAAACGCCATTGAGTATCTTAGTGAATAA
- a CDS encoding RagB/SusD family nutrient uptake outer membrane protein has protein sequence MEKKYLFVLALVFLLLTNSCSDFLDKTPQGILTDEEISSPEYVDNLVTAAYAIWVSGDDMNSSFTLWNYDVRSDDCYKGGSGAADGDVFHFLEIAQGTHSTDWNINDIWVRLYKCVTRANTALQSLNSLDEKEYPLKEARIGEMRFLRAHAFFMLKELFNKIVIVDETISTEDYTSLSNVTYTNDEEWQKIADDFKYAYDNLPEVQGEVGRPTKAAAAAYLAKTMLNKAYRQDEQHNVTEINQKDLESVLTYTNDEIMATAGYGLESDYSMSFLPNYENGKESIWAIQYSINDGTKYGNLNFGMQLTVPQYLGCCDFHKPSQNLVNAFKTENGLPVFDSYNIDNYDSTEDSSDPRLFHTVAMPGFPYKYNTNYVYTKDWNRNPDYYGVYASLKENVDPDCTCQAKIGGTFWANSLNHIVIRYADVLLMRAEALIELNRSGEALPLINKVRSRAAASTSLIFDYAPNLEISTYKNGENCTWTEDFARQALRWERRLEFGMESSRFFDLVRWGIADQVINSYYRSEESRRTYYRDASFTKGKNEYLPIPYSQITASNNLYKQNNGWN, from the coding sequence ATGGAAAAAAAATATTTATTTGTTCTTGCATTAGTATTTTTACTGTTAACAAACAGTTGCTCTGATTTTCTCGATAAAACACCTCAGGGAATCTTGACTGATGAAGAAATCTCTTCACCTGAGTATGTTGATAATCTAGTCACTGCTGCTTATGCTATATGGGTTTCAGGTGATGATATGAACTCATCTTTTACGTTGTGGAATTATGACGTAAGATCTGACGATTGTTATAAAGGAGGATCTGGAGCAGCCGATGGTGATGTCTTTCATTTCCTTGAAATAGCTCAAGGGACACACTCTACTGACTGGAATATCAATGATATCTGGGTTAGATTGTATAAATGTGTGACCCGCGCTAATACGGCGTTGCAGTCACTTAATAGTTTAGATGAAAAAGAATATCCGCTGAAAGAAGCACGTATTGGAGAAATGCGTTTTTTACGCGCACATGCCTTTTTTATGCTGAAAGAGTTGTTTAACAAGATTGTTATTGTTGATGAGACTATCTCCACCGAAGATTATACTTCTTTATCCAATGTTACTTATACTAATGATGAAGAATGGCAAAAAATAGCTGACGATTTTAAGTACGCATATGATAATCTACCTGAAGTGCAAGGAGAAGTTGGACGACCAACCAAAGCTGCCGCTGCTGCCTATCTGGCTAAGACCATGCTGAATAAAGCTTATAGGCAAGATGAACAGCATAATGTAACGGAAATAAATCAAAAAGATTTAGAGTCTGTTCTTACCTATACAAATGATGAAATAATGGCTACAGCCGGCTATGGATTAGAATCGGATTATAGCATGAGTTTTCTTCCAAATTATGAAAATGGAAAAGAGTCTATTTGGGCGATACAATATTCAATTAATGACGGCACGAAATACGGTAATTTGAATTTTGGTATGCAGTTAACAGTACCCCAATATCTAGGATGTTGTGATTTCCATAAACCTAGTCAGAATCTTGTAAACGCGTTTAAAACTGAAAATGGTTTACCTGTTTTTGATAGTTATAATATTGATAATTATGATAGTACAGAAGATAGTTCTGATCCTCGTTTATTTCACACTGTTGCAATGCCTGGTTTCCCTTATAAATATAATACCAACTACGTCTATACAAAAGATTGGAATCGTAACCCGGATTATTACGGAGTATATGCATCATTAAAAGAAAATGTCGATCCTGATTGTACTTGTCAAGCAAAAATAGGAGGAACCTTTTGGGCTAATTCATTGAATCATATCGTGATCCGTTATGCAGATGTGTTACTAATGAGAGCGGAAGCATTAATAGAATTGAATCGTTCAGGAGAAGCATTGCCACTTATTAATAAAGTGAGAAGTAGAGCTGCCGCAAGTACTAGTCTGATCTTTGACTATGCCCCTAATCTAGAAATATCTACCTACAAGAATGGTGAAAACTGTACTTGGACTGAAGACTTTGCCCGACAAGCATTACGCTGGGAACGACGTTTAGAGTTCGGTATGGAAAGTTCTCGCTTCTTTGACCTGGTACGTTGGGGGATAGCCGATCAGGTTATCAATTCATATTATCGTTCTGAAGAAAGCCGTAGAACATATTACAGAGATGCTTCTTTCACGAAAGGCAAAAACGAATACTTGCCAATTCCCTATAGTCAAATTACTGCAAGTAACAATCTGTATAAGCAGAACAACGGGTGGAATTAA
- a CDS encoding substrate-binding domain-containing protein — protein MKNSIIFFCLIITICLQACTSSSKEKQYTIGVSQCVLNDAWRQSMIKELMIEASNYDNIKIIVKDANNSNERQIDQIRELMGMKVDVLIISPFESEAITPIAEEAYKAGIPTIITDRKINSEFYTSFVGADNYAIGFAAGEYAAIHVLQGSTILEVWGLKRSSPARERHQGFIDAMKARTDVRYESFEGDWLYKKTRNLLPKQTGIDRCTFIYCHNDMMAIAAREVTDSINHNRSKENTQIIGVDATAGAGLEAVADGRIDVSFLYPTGAEELIKTSMDIINGKPVPKKTALQTSLIDMKSARNILLATKQLQNYQKRIEGQRSKIDQLFDRFVFLRSSLTIISALMLAFVLLSVYAFFINRKMQRVNKKLIEKNKKEEEQNKKLISLNAEIEQVTAQKLQFFTNVSHEVRTPLTLILGPLDRLIRLLHNSPYLPDLELMHKNADRLLRVINQILDFRKVESNKQELKIEQTELVGFVGEVKSYFENIATLRHITYTFSSEMKECFLWIDQDLMEKVLVNLLSNAFKFVSEGGVISLVIKDEGDKVIIEVEDNGCGIQPDKIGNIFNRFYTENSSAGTGIGLHLVKEYVSMHKGEIAVESTPGKKTVFTITLNRDKQILQGDNVREVDLSLKSYVTTVLDDQTEKNLLSQAYSYIILIVDDDEDVRIYLQRELQENFKILTASDGEQALDILKSEEVSLVLSDVMMPRMNGFELCREIKSDVLISHIPVVLLTALSDVRQQIYGVIGGADGYIRKPFHINYLKIKIIRLLEERKRLREQLLEKLQKGNVMQIDPEKIDSLDDAFLKKFMEQIENVYSDSDYNIEKLSESLGLSRGHLHRKIKDLTGTTPVEFLRNYKLNKAALLLKQKSLNVNEIAYKTGFSSPAYFSKCFKTVYNKTPSEYQEED, from the coding sequence ATGAAAAACTCGATAATCTTCTTTTGCCTAATAATTACCATTTGCTTACAGGCATGTACATCTTCATCCAAAGAAAAGCAATATACCATAGGAGTCTCTCAATGCGTGTTGAACGATGCTTGGCGCCAATCAATGATTAAAGAGCTAATGATCGAAGCGTCTAACTATGATAACATTAAAATCATAGTTAAGGATGCAAATAACAGCAATGAAAGACAAATAGATCAGATACGTGAGTTAATGGGAATGAAGGTGGATGTACTTATTATATCTCCTTTTGAGTCGGAAGCTATAACTCCTATTGCTGAGGAGGCTTATAAAGCCGGGATACCGACTATTATAACTGATAGAAAAATTAATTCGGAGTTTTATACCTCATTTGTTGGGGCTGATAACTATGCAATAGGTTTTGCTGCCGGAGAATATGCTGCTATTCACGTGCTACAAGGATCTACTATTCTGGAAGTTTGGGGATTAAAAAGATCTTCACCGGCACGTGAAAGACATCAAGGTTTTATTGATGCCATGAAAGCGCGTACGGATGTTCGCTATGAATCATTTGAGGGTGATTGGCTTTACAAAAAAACAAGAAATCTTCTTCCCAAACAGACAGGAATAGATCGATGTACTTTTATTTATTGCCATAATGATATGATGGCTATTGCAGCCCGAGAAGTAACGGACTCTATTAATCATAATCGTTCAAAAGAAAATACTCAAATCATTGGTGTGGATGCAACTGCGGGTGCAGGGCTGGAGGCCGTTGCAGATGGGCGTATTGATGTGTCTTTTCTCTATCCGACAGGTGCTGAAGAATTAATCAAAACATCGATGGATATAATAAACGGTAAACCTGTTCCTAAAAAGACTGCATTGCAAACATCGCTAATCGACATGAAAAGTGCAAGAAATATCTTGTTAGCAACCAAACAATTACAAAACTATCAAAAAAGAATTGAAGGACAACGTTCAAAAATTGATCAGTTATTTGATAGATTCGTGTTTCTTCGAAGCTCGCTAACCATCATCTCCGCTTTAATGCTGGCTTTTGTTCTACTTTCTGTCTACGCATTTTTCATTAATAGGAAAATGCAACGAGTAAACAAGAAACTGATAGAGAAGAATAAAAAGGAAGAAGAGCAAAATAAAAAGCTTATTTCACTAAATGCTGAGATAGAACAGGTTACAGCACAAAAGCTCCAATTCTTCACAAATGTGTCACACGAAGTACGTACTCCGCTTACTTTAATATTGGGGCCCTTGGATCGCCTTATCAGACTTTTGCACAATTCCCCTTATCTGCCCGACTTGGAGTTGATGCATAAGAATGCTGATCGCCTACTGAGAGTCATTAATCAGATTTTGGACTTTCGAAAGGTAGAAAGTAATAAACAAGAGCTTAAGATCGAGCAAACGGAGCTTGTTGGTTTTGTGGGAGAAGTAAAATCGTACTTTGAAAACATTGCTACGCTACGGCACATAACATATACTTTTTCCTCTGAGATGAAAGAATGTTTTTTGTGGATAGATCAAGATTTGATGGAGAAAGTATTAGTGAATCTGTTGTCCAATGCATTTAAGTTTGTTTCGGAAGGAGGAGTCATTTCTCTTGTTATTAAGGATGAAGGCGATAAAGTTATTATAGAGGTGGAAGATAATGGTTGTGGTATACAACCTGATAAGATCGGTAATATCTTTAATCGTTTTTATACAGAAAATAGCTCTGCTGGGACTGGCATTGGACTGCATCTGGTTAAAGAGTACGTATCCATGCATAAAGGAGAAATAGCTGTAGAAAGCACTCCTGGTAAAAAAACGGTATTTACTATTACTTTAAATAGAGATAAACAAATTCTTCAAGGAGATAACGTACGTGAAGTTGATTTATCGCTAAAGTCATACGTTACTACTGTATTGGATGACCAAACAGAGAAGAACTTACTTTCTCAGGCCTATTCTTATATCATCTTGATAGTAGATGATGATGAAGACGTGCGCATTTATTTGCAGAGAGAACTTCAGGAGAACTTTAAAATTCTAACTGCCTCCGATGGTGAACAAGCATTGGATATATTGAAATCCGAAGAAGTCTCATTGGTGCTTAGCGATGTTATGATGCCTCGGATGAATGGCTTTGAACTGTGCCGGGAAATAAAGAGTGATGTTCTAATTAGCCACATACCTGTAGTACTACTAACTGCACTTTCTGATGTCCGGCAACAAATATATGGTGTAATTGGTGGAGCAGACGGCTATATTCGGAAGCCTTTTCATATTAATTATTTGAAGATAAAAATTATTAGATTACTGGAAGAACGAAAACGCCTCCGGGAACAACTGCTTGAAAAACTTCAAAAAGGCAATGTGATGCAAATTGACCCCGAAAAGATTGATAGTTTGGATGATGCTTTTTTGAAGAAATTTATGGAGCAGATTGAAAATGTATATTCGGATTCGGACTATAATATTGAAAAACTGAGCGAAAGCTTGGGGTTGTCCAGAGGGCATTTACATAGAAAGATAAAAGATTTGACCGGAACAACACCTGTGGAATTCCTCCGAAACTACAAACTGAATAAGGCTGCTTTGTTGCTAAAACAGAAGAGTCTTAATGTGAATGAGATTGCCTATAAAACAGGATTCTCTTCACCTGCATACTTCTCTAAATGCTTTAAAACAGTTTATAATAAAACCCCTTCCGAATATCAGGAAGAAGATTAA
- a CDS encoding TonB-dependent receptor — protein sequence MAQQVKVNGVVTSKNDGEPIIGASILEKGTTNGTITDLQGRFTLSIKDNVEMIISYVGYKTITLHAKPAMKIVLEEDTEMLSEIVVTGYTTQRKADLTGAVSVININEIQKQGENNPIKALQGRVPGMNISADGSPSGSSTVRIRGIGTLNDNDPLYIIDGVPTKSGMHELNGNDVESIQILKDAASASIYGSRAANGVIIVTTKKGKKGQVKVNFDASLTISNYQSKLDVLNSKEYGGAMWQAYVNDGINPNSNGIGYLYNWGYDSNNQPVLNGMKLPKYLNNDSTMPASDTDWFNEITRTGIIQQYNLSVSNGSEKGNSFFSAGYYHNDGIIKYTDFERFSARMNTDYKLIGDMLTIGENFTLNRTSEVSAPSNIISDALDMPSIIPVHTTSGGWGGPVGNLPDRNNPARVVSDNRNNKYIYWRLFGNAFVNLNLFKGFKIRSNFGLDYANKQQRNFTLPYDNGYKGDNLSAVTMKQEHWTKWMWNALATYEIESGKHRADAMLGVELNREDDTNFSAYKEGFAILTTDYMWPDAGTGRSQAYGSGEGFSLISYFGKINYSYADKYLASITLRNDGSSRFGKNNRYATFPAASLGWRMSEESFMKGSKKIIDDLKLRASWGKTGNQNIANLARYTIYVSNYGTNDTYAGGTYGTSYDIAGTNGGGTLASGFKRNQLGNDNIKWETTAQTNIGLDFSLFSQSLYGSAEYYYKKTTDILTVLTGIAALGEGGSQYVNAGSMQNRGVELNLGYRNKTKAGFNYDINMNFSTYRNKVLYVPETVAAAGTFGGNGVKSIVGHSIYSQVGYVADGIFKSQEELLNHATQEGADIGRIRYKDLDGNGTINESDQTWIYNPTPDFSYGINMYFEYKNFDLSLFWQGVQGVDAIMYDVKKQTDFWSASNVNYLNKGKRVLKAWTPANYNSNIPALTTTDTNNEKRLSSYYVENGSFLKLRNAQIGYRLPHEIANKLKMQSVRFYISGQNLLTIKSKSFTGEDPENPLYGYPIPLNVTLGFNIGF from the coding sequence ATGGCACAACAAGTCAAAGTAAATGGTGTTGTAACTTCAAAAAACGATGGCGAACCTATTATAGGCGCCAGCATTTTAGAAAAAGGTACGACCAATGGAACAATTACCGATTTACAAGGTCGCTTTACGTTGTCTATTAAAGATAATGTAGAAATGATTATTTCTTATGTGGGGTATAAAACAATAACGCTACATGCCAAACCTGCAATGAAGATTGTTTTGGAGGAAGATACCGAAATGTTATCTGAAATAGTTGTCACTGGTTATACTACACAGCGGAAAGCAGATTTAACAGGAGCTGTATCTGTGATAAATATTAATGAAATACAGAAGCAGGGAGAAAATAATCCTATTAAAGCATTACAAGGTAGGGTGCCCGGCATGAATATTTCTGCCGACGGTAGCCCGAGTGGTTCATCGACTGTACGTATTAGGGGAATAGGGACGCTGAATGATAATGATCCTTTGTATATTATTGACGGGGTCCCGACTAAAAGTGGTATGCATGAATTAAATGGCAATGATGTTGAATCTATTCAAATCTTGAAAGATGCTGCATCAGCTTCCATATATGGCTCAAGAGCTGCCAACGGAGTTATTATTGTTACGACCAAAAAGGGTAAAAAGGGACAAGTAAAAGTAAATTTTGATGCTTCTTTAACCATTTCCAATTACCAATCAAAGTTAGATGTACTCAACTCAAAAGAGTATGGGGGTGCTATGTGGCAGGCATACGTGAACGATGGCATAAATCCTAATTCAAATGGTATCGGTTATCTATACAACTGGGGTTATGACAGTAATAATCAGCCTGTTCTTAATGGGATGAAACTACCTAAATACCTCAATAATGACAGCACAATGCCGGCATCAGATACCGATTGGTTCAACGAGATTACTCGTACCGGTATCATTCAGCAATATAATTTATCGGTAAGCAATGGAAGTGAGAAAGGTAATTCGTTTTTCTCTGCCGGATATTATCATAATGATGGTATCATAAAATATACTGATTTTGAGCGTTTCTCAGCCCGCATGAATACGGACTACAAACTGATTGGAGATATGTTAACAATAGGAGAAAACTTCACGCTTAACCGTACATCAGAAGTCAGTGCTCCAAGTAATATTATTAGCGATGCACTTGATATGCCTTCTATTATTCCGGTACATACTACAAGTGGGGGATGGGGAGGCCCTGTCGGAAATCTGCCTGATCGAAATAATCCTGCTCGAGTTGTGTCTGATAATCGTAATAACAAATATATCTATTGGCGTTTGTTTGGTAACGCTTTCGTTAATCTGAATTTATTTAAAGGTTTTAAGATACGCTCAAATTTCGGTTTGGATTATGCTAACAAACAACAACGTAACTTTACGCTCCCTTATGATAATGGATATAAAGGTGATAATTTGAGTGCTGTTACAATGAAGCAAGAGCACTGGACTAAATGGATGTGGAATGCATTGGCTACTTATGAAATAGAGAGTGGTAAGCATCGTGCTGATGCTATGTTAGGGGTAGAGCTCAACCGTGAAGATGACACTAATTTCTCAGCTTATAAAGAAGGCTTTGCGATATTAACCACAGACTATATGTGGCCTGATGCGGGAACAGGACGATCGCAGGCTTATGGTAGTGGAGAGGGATTTTCTTTGATCTCTTATTTTGGTAAAATTAATTATTCATATGCTGATAAATACTTAGCATCTATAACTTTGCGAAATGATGGCTCTTCCAGATTTGGTAAGAATAATCGCTATGCTACTTTTCCGGCCGCATCATTAGGATGGCGTATGAGTGAAGAATCGTTTATGAAAGGTTCAAAAAAGATTATAGATGACTTGAAACTAAGAGCGTCTTGGGGAAAAACAGGAAATCAGAATATTGCTAATCTTGCTAGATATACTATTTATGTCTCAAATTACGGGACAAATGACACTTACGCCGGCGGAACTTACGGAACGTCTTACGATATTGCTGGTACAAATGGTGGTGGAACGCTTGCGTCAGGCTTCAAACGTAATCAGTTGGGTAATGACAATATTAAATGGGAAACAACAGCTCAAACGAACATTGGCTTGGACTTCTCATTATTCAGTCAATCACTATACGGCTCAGCTGAATACTACTATAAAAAGACAACAGATATATTGACCGTACTGACTGGTATTGCCGCTTTAGGCGAAGGAGGCAGTCAGTATGTAAACGCAGGTTCGATGCAAAATAGAGGTGTAGAATTAAATTTAGGATATCGCAATAAGACAAAAGCCGGATTTAATTATGATATAAATATGAACTTTTCTACTTACAGGAATAAGGTCCTCTATGTGCCTGAAACTGTTGCGGCTGCAGGAACTTTTGGCGGCAATGGCGTGAAAAGTATAGTAGGACATTCGATCTATTCTCAGGTTGGATATGTAGCTGACGGAATATTCAAATCACAAGAAGAGCTTCTTAATCATGCCACTCAGGAAGGGGCTGATATCGGGCGCATCCGTTACAAAGATTTAGATGGGAATGGCACTATTAATGAGAGTGACCAAACTTGGATATATAATCCTACCCCTGACTTTAGTTATGGCATCAACATGTATTTTGAATATAAAAACTTCGATTTGTCTCTATTTTGGCAAGGAGTACAAGGAGTTGATGCAATAATGTACGATGTGAAGAAACAAACGGATTTTTGGTCGGCCTCCAATGTGAACTATTTAAATAAAGGGAAAAGAGTTTTGAAGGCATGGACACCTGCCAACTACAATTCTAATATACCTGCTCTCACCACTACCGATACTAATAATGAAAAACGTCTTTCATCTTATTATGTAGAGAATGGTTCTTTTCTGAAGCTTAGAAACGCACAAATAGGTTATCGACTACCTCATGAAATAGCCAATAAGCTGAAGATGCAAAGTGTACGTTTCTATATTAGTGGACAAAACCTCTTGACAATTAAATCGAAGAGCTTTACCGGTGAGGATCCTGAAAATCCACTTTATGGTTACCCAATACCACTAAATGTGACACTTGGATTTAACATTGGCTTTTGA
- a CDS encoding MFS transporter, producing the protein MNKLSTIQVILLHLNDKDLFKMHAEKNSLENVPAIMAGLMLSLLLAALDNSIVATAMPKIIEDLQGMEYYSLPFTSYLLFSTVAIPIAGKLSDVFGRKVVILWGMTGFLVTSILCALSINMPMLITIRGLQGACGGVLASSTFIITAELFPPKQRAKYIGILASMHGLASLLGPVLGGVITEYMSWHWIFFINIPIGIAAIYLLNRHLSLLKHADANNSGLDVKGILVFLAAIFPFLICLTEGGRLLPWTSPLLFILAALSICLMIWFVKLEQKSHSPMLPSGLLKNKVFQKAAFAAAMGYVALFGLILYIPYILQIVLKKSVSFSGIMMLPMSLSMVVGGMIGGVIVSRSQRYRQSSIINFSIAIAGFAVLLFFGTDISMPLMVVALLLAGLGIGMNFPVVNIVPQAIISVAQMGILVSTIEFFQVMGGVLSTSVFGKMLSVSLPAILWTCIAALATGIITMSLLDEKAVHEGFAKQRNKES; encoded by the coding sequence ATGAACAAGCTAAGTACAATACAAGTTATACTTTTGCACCTGAACGATAAAGACTTATTCAAGATGCACGCAGAAAAGAATTCTTTAGAAAACGTACCTGCTATCATGGCGGGATTAATGTTAAGCTTACTACTTGCAGCACTCGACAATTCGATCGTTGCAACAGCCATGCCAAAAATCATAGAGGATTTGCAGGGTATGGAATATTATTCGCTTCCATTCACCTCTTACTTACTCTTTTCTACAGTGGCAATTCCTATAGCCGGCAAACTTTCGGATGTTTTTGGACGAAAAGTTGTCATCTTATGGGGGATGACTGGTTTCTTGGTTACATCCATATTGTGTGCTTTATCAATCAACATGCCAATGCTGATTACTATTAGAGGGCTACAGGGTGCTTGTGGAGGAGTGCTGGCCTCGAGCACATTTATCATTACTGCGGAACTTTTCCCTCCTAAGCAACGAGCGAAATATATTGGCATCCTTGCGTCAATGCATGGGCTGGCCAGCTTACTAGGCCCTGTATTGGGTGGAGTGATAACAGAATATATGTCATGGCATTGGATTTTCTTCATCAATATACCGATTGGCATTGCCGCAATTTATTTATTAAATCGCCATCTGTCATTACTTAAACATGCTGATGCCAATAATAGTGGGTTGGATGTGAAAGGTATATTAGTGTTCTTAGCTGCCATCTTCCCATTCTTGATCTGCCTCACCGAAGGAGGAAGACTCTTGCCTTGGACATCTCCCCTACTCTTCATCCTTGCCGCTCTTTCTATTTGTTTAATGATTTGGTTCGTCAAATTGGAGCAAAAGTCACACTCGCCCATGTTGCCTTCAGGGCTACTAAAGAACAAAGTCTTCCAAAAGGCAGCATTTGCAGCAGCAATGGGCTATGTCGCCCTATTCGGACTTATATTATACATACCTTATATTCTACAAATTGTATTGAAGAAAAGTGTGTCTTTCTCGGGAATAATGATGCTACCCATGTCACTATCAATGGTAGTTGGTGGGATGATTGGCGGGGTAATCGTCTCACGCTCTCAACGATATCGCCAATCAAGCATCATCAATTTCTCTATTGCCATTGCCGGTTTTGCGGTGCTCTTGTTCTTCGGCACAGATATTTCAATGCCACTCATGGTAGTAGCGCTGTTATTAGCCGGATTGGGTATTGGGATGAACTTCCCGGTTGTAAACATTGTGCCGCAGGCCATCATCTCAGTCGCTCAGATGGGAATACTGGTTTCCACGATCGAATTCTTTCAGGTAATGGGTGGAGTTCTTTCCACATCCGTTTTTGGGAAGATGCTTAGCGTATCGCTTCCTGCCATACTCTGGACTTGTATTGCAGCTCTGGCAACGGGCATTATCACAATGAGTTTACTAGACGAGAAAGCGGTGCACGAAGGGTTTGCCAAACAACGCAACAAAGAGTCATAA